ATGATAGTTTTGttgatgataaaaaaatctacaacTCAGTTTTATCTTGTTAACTGTCCACAAATATACAATCAAATATGGGCATAGATcgtttgatattttaaaattttatacaatattttgtttGTGTACGTAGTCTCCATAcaatcttcaaaaaaaatatcagtaaaaaaatttacatttgaAAATTGGAacattttcatttcttattGAATACTTTCGCAAAATGTAATTTATTGgtcaaacaaaacaatattctGCTATGTAAACAACCTAAATAAACAACATTCAAGGTCATGGACTCATGTTACCCTAATGTTTCATATATGACAGCTATAAAAGAGATGCCTATAGCTATCAATACCGAGAAGCCAAAGACTCAACACTATGAATTACCAACGGCTTTCTTCGAACTTGTTCTTGGAAGAAACATGAAATACAGCTCTTGTTACTTCTCAAAcgattcaagtagcttagaaGATGCAGAGGAAGCAATGCTGGCTCTATATTGCCAAAGAGCTAAAGTTGAAGATGGACAAAGTGTTCTTGACGTTGGATGTGGCTGGGGGTCTTTGTCCTTGTACATTGCCCGCAAGTACAGCAACTGCAAGATAACAGGTCTATGCAACTCAAAAACACAGAAAGCATTCATCGATGAGAAATGCCGGTAATTAGTTTTCTCATTTCATCCTAAGCCTTTCTCAAGTTCTATTAGATAAGGTAAGACTCTAGTCATGCATGGTTCCTTTTAACTTGTCATGTGTGCTTGAAGGAAACGTGGGattcaaaatattgaaataattGTTGGCGATATTAGCACTTTTGAGCATGAAGGGACATATGACCGAGTACTCTCCATCGAAATGTTTGaggttaatatatattttttggatataaactttattattatgttatatttatCTAAGTTGATTGTTATTAGCATATGAAAAACTATGGAGAGCTTCTGAAGAAAATTGGAAGGTGGATGAAGGAAGATGCTCTTCTGTTTGTTCACCATTTCTGCCATAAGACTTTTGCTTACCACTTTGAGGTATAAATCTAATGTCAAAAATTGATTGAATATTCAATTATTTAACCCTTTTTCTTGAAAATAAAGTTATATATCTTTGTGGTTATGTTGATTCACTATAGGATGTGAATGATGATGACTGGATCACAAGACACTTCTTCAGTGGAGGAACAATGCCATCGGCTAATCTTCTCCTCTACTTTCAAGTAATATacattgcatatatatatagtctcacTTTGTTATCATCAAATGTAAACATATATGTCATTTATATTATCAGGAAGATGTTGCGATTGTGGATCATTGGCTACTGAATGGGAATCATTATGCAAAGACCAGGTAAAAACTCTCAAAAGTTGTTGTAATAAAGCAATAAGAAGATTGTAATAATTACTTTATAATACAACATTGCAGTGAGGAGTGGCTGAAGAGAATGGACAAGGAGATAGTTGCAATAAAGGAAATAATGGAAATGACTTATGGGAAAGAGGAGGCAGTGAAGTGGATGGTTTACTGGAGAACCTTCTTCATAGCGGTTGCTGAGCTTTTCGGATACAGCAATGGAGAAGAGTGGATGGTTTCTCACttcctcttcaagaagaagtgATTctatatctttcttctcttaatAATCAGTTCTTGAATTCGTGAGTGCCAAATAAAGAATAAAGACATTCTCCTTCAACTTTGATTTCCTTCTAAGTAATAGATTCGTATgctttcctatttttttttaaaaagttgctCAACGGAACTGTTTCAAAGAGACAAATGTAATGGTGAAACATAAAGTATCATCGAACTGGATTCTTTTGAATCAGCTTTGCTTTGTTGGGTTCAGCTCACCATCGACCTCCAACATGCGAGTGAGAAGTTTACCATCTAGATTCTCCTGTTTGACACAGAAACAAACAATACTCAGTAAGAGAAGCTTATGGAATGGATTACACACAACATGAACAGAGCTGGGAGTTACCGAGAGACAGTGTCTGTACTTATCCCACTCAGCAACACACTCTTCTTTATCACATTGCCCTTTCACGAACTTCTCTGAATACCATCTTCACAGAATCAAATATAAAGGATGTAACTTTACGATCTCATACTACGAAGAGAAGATTCAACGGTCCAAAGTTCAAACTCTAAAAGATCAAAAGACCCTCAGAAACTCACCTGTTGAAGCAGTTGTGGTAAGCGTTTCGCAAATCAGCACAGGGTGAAGTAGAGGAGGTTGCAGAAGCTgaatcctttttcttcaacaagcCCATATTCAACAAGATGATCTACAAAGAGAGAGAAACCAAACAAGAGAAAGTTTTCAACTCTGTTCTGTCAAAATAATGTAATGATGCCTTGTGAATTGCCAAAGATCAAACAAATAGAATTAAAATAGAGACAAATCAGGAACAATACAAAAGCTTCAATCTGAAGAATTTCAATTCGCAGAAGCAGAGAAacgtttttgttaaaatttgaaatttttaccGTTTTGTCGGATCAGGTCAGGAAGACACAGTTTGATTCAGACcggaacaaaaaaaagtatgtcTGAAGAATAAATCTCAATTCGCTAAAAACCCGTAAACCTCAGATTCCATCCACGAGATTGTGAGCAGTAAGTACTTCTCTCTCGTTGAACACGTTACTCAACCACACACACACGACGACACCACGACGACGACGGAAGTTTCCGAGGAAGTGTGGGGAAACTCTAAAACCGACGTCGTTTTCGCTAGAAAGAAAACCTTAAAGCCCAATAGCGTAACGTGGGCTTTTTTTACTTGTAAGCTACGTAACCGACGTCGTTTTcgctaaaataaaataaacacgGTATGCAACGGTTAAGGCCCAATAGCGTATAGTGGGCTTTTTAACTTGTAAGAGGGAATCCAATCACGTGTagtgatcatcatcatctcgcGTGGCGTAACATAAAACACTTCCTTCACTgcaactttttgtttttttttatttattttaaggatacACACAACTCCTCGGATTAGAGAAAAACAACAAacctcaaaaagaaaaaaaaaagagaagatggaTCAGTTCAAAGGTCAACCTCGCCTCCCTAAGTTCGCCGTCCCCAAGCGCTACGATCTCCGTCTCACTCCCGATCTCGTCGCGTGTACTTTCACCGGAACGGTAGCGATCGATCTCGATGTAGTCGCAGATACTCGTTTCATCGTCCTGAACGCAGCTGATCTCTCGTTCAACGATGCCTCTGTTTCCTTCACTCCTCATAACTCCTCTCAGGTGCTTTCAACGCTCCGACCATTCTCTCTTTtgcttttttgttgttgttgttgttgttgtaataATGATGTGGATTCAGATTCCGACAATGTGATTAAGTGTTACTGTCTTGATGGTTTGGATAAGTACTCTCGATCTTAGCTATAGAAAGCTGTCTGTCTTCTCGGGTTTTGATTGGATTGTGAAAAGTGTTTGGCTTGTTGCTTGTTATGTTTCGTTTAATAAAAAAGATTGCTTTTTTATGTTTAAGCAGGCGCTTGCAGCTCCGAAAGTGTCACTTTTTGAAGAGGATGAGATTCTTGTGCTTGAGTTTGCTGAGAATCTTCCTCATGGAGTTGGAGTTTTACAAATGGCTTTCAGTGGAATACTCAGTGACAAGATGAAGGGATTCTACaaaaggtgattttttttttttttgcttttataaaAGTTAAGAAATTTACATAGATCATAAGGGTTTAGTCTTGTTTTCTCTTGGTTGTGTGCAGTACCTATGAACATAACGGTGAGAAGAAGAACATGGCCGTTACTCAGTTTGAACCAGCTGATGCTAGGAGATGCTTCCCCTGCTGGGATGAACCTGCTtgcaaggtttttttttttttaacctttcTTCCTCTTTGCCTCCACTTTTATCAGCATGAAGAGcgtattgtttttgttttcacaaCAGGCTACCTTTAAGATAACACTGGAGGTGCCTTCTGATTTAGTGGCTCTCTCCAACATGCCCGTTGTGGATGAGAAAGTTAATGGCAACGTGAAGGTTGTCTCTTATCAAGAGTCACCGATTATGTCTACATACTTGGTGGCGATTGTTGTTGGTTTGTTTGACTACGTGGAAGATCACACATCCGATGGTaagaattcatttttattagtacTTATTATCTCTTGTCTAGTCAAACCTCTAAATCAAAGTGTCTATCATTTGCTCAGGGATCAAAGTCAGAGTATATTGCCAAGTGGGCAAAGCCGACCAAGGCAAATTTGCATTACATGTTGGTGCAAAGACCTTGGATCTGTTCAAAGAGTAGGTTTTGAAACTACATCTGCTTGCATAAATCATATTCGTTTCAAAATGACACCAAACATTCTTGTAGGTACTTTGCTGTGCCGTATCCCCTTCCCAAAATCGATATGATTGCGATCCCGGATTTTGCTGCTGGAGCTATGGAGAATTATGGTTTAGTTACATACCGTGAAACAGCTCTTCTATATGATGAGCAACATTCAGCTGCTTCTAACAAACAGAGGGTACTCCAAACATGTCTTTTTGATTCTATAGAGAAGATTTTCTTGTGCTTGTATATCTAAAGAATTTAATTTTCTGCTGCTAGGTCGCGACTGTAGTTGCCCATGAACTGGCCCACCAGTGGTTTGGCAATCTCGTCACTATGGAGTGGTGGACTCATCTATGGCTGAACGAGGGTTTTGCTACTTGGGTACGTTGCTAACTCTAGGTCTTTGTATTAACAATGATTTTGGGTTTTGCTGtgaaatttattgttttttttttaatctatttcaGGTCAGCTACTTGGCTACTGATAGTCTGTTCCCTGAGTGGAAAATCTGGACCCAGTTTTTAGATGAATCTACAGAGGGTCTAAGGCTAGATGGGCTTGAGGAGTCTCACCCGATAGAGGTAACCAAAATAAGTATATATGTTATTAAGTGTGACACTTATTCTGAGAAATGTTGTCAATATATGTCTCATGAAAGCTTAGAACCTATTACCTAATTATCATGAATCTTAACTTTTTCAGGTGGAGGTTAATCATGCTTCTGAAATTGATGAAATATTTGATGCTATAAGCTACAGGAAGGGTGCATCTGTCATCCGCATGCTTCAAAGCTATCTTGGTGCTGAAGTTTTTCAGGTTCTGctctttcttattttcttttatatctcATATTATGCATGGAAAATATGGTGGCATCTTACCctatttatatggttttggtAAGCAGAAGTCGCTTGCTGCATACGTTAAACGTCATGCTTACTCAAACGCGAAGACAGAAGACTTGTGGACCGCTTTGGAAGAGGGTTCAGGAGAGCCTGTGAACAAGCTTATGAGTTCCTGGACAAAGCAAATGGGATATCCTGTTGTCTCAGCCAAACTAAAAGATGGCAAACTGGAACTTGAGCAGGTtcataaacttattttttactTGCTGGATGTCTTAGTTATACCCTTTTTAGCAGTAATTTTGGGAACTAactaaatacatttttttaaattacagtCTCGTTTCTTATCAAGCGGTTCTCCTGGGGAAGGACAATGGATTGTGCCAGTAACCTTGTGCTGTGGCTCATATGACGTGCGCAAAAACTTCTTGTTGGAATCCAAATCTGGAGCGTATGATATAAAGGAGTTACTGGGCTGTTCCGTTGGCGATGGGACATGCTCGTGGATAAAAATCAATGTGGATCAGGCTGGGTTCTATAGGGTGAAATATGATGACAGCCTCGCGGCTGGACTCAGGAAAGCAACAGAGAGCCAAAGCTTGACCGCTATCGATAGATATGGTAGTTTAACCTTGCcagagtttttattttcttgttgacattatgcaatttctttggagatatataattttttattttacaggtATTTTGGATGATTCTTTTGCACTTTGTATGGCTCGTCAGCAATCTCTGGCTTCGTTGCTCACTTTGATTAGTGCTTACAAGAAGGAACTTGACTATACCGTGCTGTCAAACCTCATTGTTGTAAGGATCTCTCCTTTTTTGTCTTTAATTTTTTGGTGGTTGATGGTTATGCTTTTGCCTCTGGCTCTTACTCTTACTCCATACAGATAAGCTACAAAGTTGTGAAGATTGCAGCAGATGTAAGTTTAGAACTGACGTCTGGGATTAAACAATTTTTCATCGGCGTTTTCCAGCTTGCTGCTGGGTAAGTTGTTTTACCCATATACAGAGTTTAGACTTATCAACAGCAAaagattatatttaaaaatgaaaaaggaaaattattgtTGATACAATGTTCATTGTTCTTACAGGAGACTTGGTTGGGACCCAAAACAAGGGGAGAGCCATCTAGATGCTATGCTGAGAGGGGAAGTCTTAACTGCACTTGCTGCGTTTGGGCATGATGAGACACTCAAGGAAGCAATTCGAAGATTTGATGCATTCTTAGCTGATAGGAACACTTCGCTTCTACCTCCTGACCTTAGAAGGGTTTGTTTCTTATTACATTACCCTCCAAATGTGGATATTGTGATCTTATAATTCTAATCTTTGTATTGGTTGTTTGTTTTGCAGGCTGCTTATGTTGCTGTAATGCAGAGAGCCAACAAGTCGGACAAATCTGGTTATGAGTCTCTTTTGAGAGTTTACAGGGAAACAAACCTGAGCCAAGAGAAAACACGTATCTTAGGTAACTGATCTGACCAGAGAATAATCTAACAGAAGATTGTTATTCCAACTACTAATGTTTTCCTTTTGGTTTTCCAGGTTCTTTAGCATGTTGCCCAGACCCCAGTATAGTTCAAGATGTTCTTAACTTTGTATTGTCTGATGAGgtatatatatagagtttaGATCTTATCATTAGGCTTTGAACTATTAGATGTTGAAACGGGGTTTCTTGTCTCTCCAGGTGCGGAATCAAGATGCGGTTTATGGACTTTCTGGTGTAAGTTGGGAAGGACGTGAGGTAGCCTGGAAATGGCTACAGGAGAAGTGGGAGTACATTGAGAAGACATGGGGTTCTGGATTTCTCCTAACTCGCTTCATAAGTGCAGTTGTATCTCCggttagttctttttttttcgtctATGAACAGCTTTTGATCTTTCTGCTCGATCACTGATTCTCTTATGTCTTTATTGTCTCAGTTTGCGTCGTTTGAGAAGGCGAAAGAAGTGCAAGAGTATTTCATAACGAGATCGAAGCCTTCAATGGCCAGAACCTTGAAGCAGAGCATTGAAAAGGTTCATATTAATGCTAATTGGGTGGAGAGTATCAAAAAGGAAGACAATCTCACCCACCTCGTTGCTCAGCTCTCTTCAAACTAAATGTCTCAACTCTTTCGTGTTGGGTTATCTCCTGAATAAACTAAAGTATCTGTGACTATGCAaacctttgttgtttttttccttctcaACACAGaatttgaagtttctttttcAGACTTCGACTTTGCCATCAATAAAAGTTGCCTTTTGGATATCGTTTTGACTTGGGTGATTAGTGCAGCGATATAGACAGTTTTGAAGATGATTAGTTGCCACTTGATTAGCTATAAACCATAAGACGAAGATGTGAAATGATGAGTTTTTGTCCCTTAGACAAGACTACATCTGTAtgattcatataaattttatgaacCATATTTGTTAATGACGAATTGGCTCTAATGATGGATAATTGGATACTAACAAGGAAAGAAAAACAGAACATGAATACTACATCAAACTTCTGTATCCAAGTTTGGTTAGGAATCTGATTTGCAACAAAACTCAAATATACACTCTAAAAGTCCTCACTCCATGGTGGGTcttcaaatttaagaaataaagttttgattttttgataCACACAGAGAAAGGTAAAGAGAGTTATAAGTGTTGCAATAAAACTGCCACTAGAGAAGGCAACATTACTACAGCCAACCTGGGCAGCTTTTATATAACACAAAAGACTTTACTCAGAtcccttttctttcttcttctaataCGCAGAATCATCAGGAAAAGGCTAACCATATTGTTAGTCTTCTTTTTGCTTCATTACTACTTTTGGTTATCTCAAATTACCATTGGATCATCCATCGATGATACCATCTGAGGAGCCTCTGCTGCTTCCCCAGTTATCCTCTCTACAGGCATTACCTCAGCTGCACACAGTTTTGAGTATATCAAATTtcactttctttcttctttttttttgtgaatttacACATAGACTATATACATGCATGCATATTTATGAGATTGTCGTTAAGCTCTATCTGTGAAAGAACCTTTCGGATTTGAACATGCAAAGAGGCAAACAAAAGAAGCATGGAATTTTCCAATGATTGAACACAACTCACCTGGTGATCGATCCAGAGACATAGTTCTTGCCATCTCTACAGAGTTGGAAAAGACTTCAGTCAGATTCTTTCTAATGTCTGATCAACAATAAATTCTCTAGCAtctcatttacttttttttttttttctgaaacacaGTATCTCATTTACTTAAAACAGATTATTAGGACGAGAAAAATGCTATGAGGTCTATAATGATTTAATAATAGTATGGGATTTTGGATGTACCAAGTGAATGACGCAACCCTTTCACGGCGTCAAAGTTCTTGTATGTATAGCCAACAAAGCTTAAATCCTTGGGAGCAAGATTCTGCACAAAATGGATAAAGGATATGTCATTCAAAAGTGAAACATCTAATGATACAGGTTTCGTCAcagacaaaaatatatatatcaaccaaCAGCATTTGATGATGCTTTCTTATATCCATCACTTCAGCAGCAAACACTACTATGCTGTGTGGAGTATCAACATCCATTCACATATCCTTGAATATAAACCCGCTGGATTAAAGTATAcacttaacaatatttacaaacCTTCCTGGAGGTGCCTGATTTAGTTCTTTCAGGTGCAGGAGAATTCACCTGGACATAGTATCAAAAAATTCAGTAAGCCCCTCACATTATCATagaaaaatactcaaaattcACTTAAAATATCCTAAAATGGATCAAAGAGTGGCTATTCTTCATCAGTTCACTAACAAGCAAATTCCTAGCCCCTAGGTAATAGGTATATCAATTAACACAAATGTGATTAAAGAAAAGCACGGGATAACACAAATTGCGGAATAACTATAAGATAATGGTTCATATTTATGTACTGCTATAAGTTATGATGGCTCATAAAGTAATACGAGGGAAATCTATTTACACGGGAAAACATTTTTCAGATAATGAAAGATAATGAAAAGGAAGAATTTATGGCATACTTCATCAAACTTCATAAAGTTTTGTGTATCTAGCTCGTCGTTCACTTCGGGTTTGTACGCAGCATCCATTTCATAAAGCTTTTCCCAAACAACATCTTTGAACCAAGGATGAACCTGATGCAAATTGAAGAGACAAGTAAAGAAAAATGACGCGCTTATGGGCCTATGGCTTATCACAAGTACTACTTAACATTCTCATGGACTATCCTTACCTTGATTTGCTGGGCTCCTCCTCCAGTGCCAAGTCTATGGTCCACGTTGCACAGCAACCTACAGATAAGATCTTTTGCCTCGCGtgacagcttagcatcctcggGAAATTGCAAATGATTTCTCCAATTGACAATCTAGCAGGAAGAAATAAGACTTCATGAATATGATCACTGAACCATACAAACACAAAATGTCTAGTTTTCTTTTCTGCATCTACAACAAGCGAGCTAACAAAATTTTACCACTAATCAATGCAtagttaacaaaaatatatgaaataattataataagattttaacattttgctaACTCGGACGCACATAAAGTTTGAGTAGGAAACCAGTCAAATTCTTTACTGTCAACTGTTTATAACTTTACATAGAGAAAATCACTGGATAGTGAACATAACAGCAGAACGCAATATACCTTTCTGCATGTCGATAAGGGATCATCTGCATAAAAAGGAGGATACCCAACGAGCATTTCGTACATAATTGCACCTAATGACCACCTGAGAGACAAGAAAGATATTTCAAAGGTAAATAAACTCCATCCCAGGAGATTATGGAAAAACTGAGgaatgaaaaataagaaaatctaTCAATTCGGTACAATGCTGTATGGCTGCTATTTGTTCGCGCACAAAAATTTAAACAGCTATAGCACTATCAAACGAGGATGAGGCATGCACCTCCGATGTAACAGACCACTCTGaaaatggaaataaaaataaacaaaacaactaACCAATCACATTCCATGCCATATCCTTTCTTCAGTAAAACCTCAGGAGCAATATAGTCGGGTGTTCCCACAGTCGAAAATGCCTTTAAGAAAAGAGAAACCATTCAGAAAACAATATCGCCAGTTGATGCCATGCATATTTATCAACAGACAGTAGAGGTAATGAAAGTTTAAAATGTGTTCTCATCCAATATGAAGAATACTCATGTTTGGTATTCACTATTCCCCAATTCGGATGTCTATCTACATGCTCAGTCAGGTCATATTTGGTATATTCAGGAATCAGAGCAATATGGATAATGCAGAGGGAAATTTTCtactccaacaaaaaaaaacatactagTGTTCTGCGATTCATCTGCCAATGCTGAAGTTGTTCCTGGGGACTGCGCCAGCTTCTTTTGTTATCAGTGTCGGGAAAACATCCATCAACATCCATAGGTTCTGTAACAGCTTCATCATCGGTGGCCCTATTCTCCTGAATAGAAGGCAAAGTTCTACAGTCAAGAGGCTTACAAAGCCCAAAGTCCGAGAGTTTCATGTGTCCATCTTTGTCCAAAAGAAGGTTGTCAGGTTTGATATCCCTGCAAAAAGAGTGGCAAGACATGTCAACAAGATGTACGAAAGTACCACTGTTTGCACCAAAAGCTTCCAAACAAAGATAATTTCCAAAATCGACCTATGAATATAGTTGTATCGGTGTATGGACTCAATGGCCAGGACACTTTGAGCAATATAGAATCTTGCAACATCTTCCCGCAATGTATCCTCCCTCATGAGCAAAGTCATCATATCACCACCAGGAAGGTACTCCATAATCAGGTATAAATACTCGGCATCCTGAAATGAATAGTAGAGTTTCACTATATAATGGCTTGCAACCTCAGCCAGCAGGTTCCTCTCTGCTCTGACATGTTCGACCTGAAAAATGCACATTTAATCAGATGCTAGGAAGAGAAAGACCATAAACATAGTTAGTTATCTCTGTAAACGAGAATACAGTATAACCAGTATGCTTGTTATTTGATATGTTAGCATATGCCGGTATCTTGAAATCAACCATGTATTTGAGATATTGGTTGAACTTATAGAAACTTAACACATGAAGACCACCAATACCTTAACTTCGCAACATATTGTTATCAGTACTTAGATGAAAACACATGCAATCACCAGATTAAAGCTAAACTACACTATAAGCTGGTAAGATGATGCCAAATATTATTACAATCAAACTCATAGTGACAGACAAAGACTAACTTTAAGCTCCAGCGAACAATAGTAGTCAAGAGAGTGACACACTGTTCCAACTATTTACGAATTTTTACCTGTCCTTTCATGACCATTTCAGATTTCTTTAACTTCTTCATAGCATAAATATTTCCGGACTTCTTCTCCCGACACAAGCGAACCTGAAAGTCAGATTAAGTTATTTATGAGATTAGACGCACCATAATCACTACGAAAACAAAAGTGCATCCCCGGTTATAGTGTCTATATTTTGAACTGCAAGAATGTGTAATGAAATCAAAGACACAGGCAGTATAGCTCGTCGTACAAACCTCACCAAAAGCACCTCTTCCAATGATCGTCAAAAGCTCAAAGTCATCAACACTTATCTTGTTCCTTTTAAGCCTCATGAACTCAGTCTCTTTTCTCTCCAGATCTTTAATCATGTTGATCTGCTCCTCCTTTGGCACTCCAGAAGAAGCTAACTTCCTTTCCAAGATCCACCGTCTACAAGAAATCAAACAATGTCACTCTCTTTCTGATCAATCATAGTAGTGAAGAGAACAT
The Brassica napus cultivar Da-Ae chromosome A1, Da-Ae, whole genome shotgun sequence DNA segment above includes these coding regions:
- the LOC106371050 gene encoding uncharacterized protein At4g33100 is translated as MGLLKKKDSASATSSTSPCADLRNAYHNCFNRWYSEKFVKGQCDKEECVAEWDKYRHCLSENLDGKLLTRMLEVDGELNPTKQS
- the LOC106371041 gene encoding (S)-coclaurine N-methyltransferase-like; amino-acid sequence: METIVKVAYDASVKTVLTLLEKNLLPDVVIRRLTRLLLAGRLRSGYKPTAELQLSDLLRFVNSIKEMPIAINTEKPKTQHYELPTAFFELVLGRNMKYSSCYFSNDSSSLEDAEEAMLALYCQRAKVEDGQSVLDVGCGWGSLSLYIARKYSNCKITGLCNSKTQKAFIDEKCRKRGIQNIEIIVGDISTFEHEGTYDRVLSIEMFEHMKNYGELLKKIGRWMKEDALLFVHHFCHKTFAYHFEDVNDDDWITRHFFSGGTMPSANLLLYFQEDVAIVDHWLLNGNHYAKTSEEWLKRMDKEIVAIKEIMEMTYGKEEAVKWMVYWRTFFIAVAELFGYSNGEEWMVSHFLFKKK
- the LOC106363803 gene encoding aminopeptidase M1 — protein: MDQFKGQPRLPKFAVPKRYDLRLTPDLVACTFTGTVAIDLDVVADTRFIVLNAADLSFNDASVSFTPHNSSQALAAPKVSLFEEDEILVLEFAENLPHGVGVLQMAFSGILSDKMKGFYKSTYEHNGEKKNMAVTQFEPADARRCFPCWDEPACKATFKITLEVPSDLVALSNMPVVDEKVNGNVKVVSYQESPIMSTYLVAIVVGLFDYVEDHTSDGIKVRVYCQVGKADQGKFALHVGAKTLDLFKEYFAVPYPLPKIDMIAIPDFAAGAMENYGLVTYRETALLYDEQHSAASNKQRVATVVAHELAHQWFGNLVTMEWWTHLWLNEGFATWVSYLATDSLFPEWKIWTQFLDESTEGLRLDGLEESHPIEVEVNHASEIDEIFDAISYRKGASVIRMLQSYLGAEVFQKSLAAYVKRHAYSNAKTEDLWTALEEGSGEPVNKLMSSWTKQMGYPVVSAKLKDGKLELEQSRFLSSGSPGEGQWIVPVTLCCGSYDVRKNFLLESKSGAYDIKELLGCSVGDGTCSWIKINVDQAGFYRVKYDDSLAAGLRKATESQSLTAIDRYGILDDSFALCMARQQSLASLLTLISAYKKELDYTVLSNLIVISYKVVKIAADVSLELTSGIKQFFIGVFQLAAGRLGWDPKQGESHLDAMLRGEVLTALAAFGHDETLKEAIRRFDAFLADRNTSLLPPDLRRAAYVAVMQRANKSDKSGYESLLRVYRETNLSQEKTRILGSLACCPDPSIVQDVLNFVLSDEVRNQDAVYGLSGVSWEGREVAWKWLQEKWEYIEKTWGSGFLLTRFISAVVSPFASFEKAKEVQEYFITRSKPSMARTLKQSIEKVHINANWVESIKKEDNLTHLVAQLSSN
- the LOC106363884 gene encoding serine/threonine-protein kinase tricornered, producing MEDIQEEENGTDEEVLGSSLTMEKVAAAKQYIENHYKAQNKNIQERKERRWILERKLASSGVPKEEQINMIKDLERKETEFMRLKRNKISVDDFELLTIIGRGAFGEVRLCREKKSGNIYAMKKLKKSEMVMKGQVEHVRAERNLLAEVASHYIVKLYYSFQDAEYLYLIMEYLPGGDMMTLLMREDTLREDVARFYIAQSVLAIESIHRYNYIHRDIKPDNLLLDKDGHMKLSDFGLCKPLDCRTLPSIQENRATDDEAVTEPMDVDGCFPDTDNKRSWRSPQEQLQHWQMNRRTLAFSTVGTPDYIAPEVLLKKGYGMECDWWSLGAIMYEMLVGYPPFYADDPLSTCRKIVNWRNHLQFPEDAKLSREAKDLICRLLCNVDHRLGTGGGAQQIKVHPWFKDVVWEKLYEMDAAYKPEVNDELDTQNFMKFDEVNSPAPERTKSGTSRKNLAPKDLSFVGYTYKNFDAVKGLRHSLEMARTMSLDRSPAEVMPVERITGEAAEAPQMVSSMDDPMVI